The sequence CGCTCGATCGGCTTCTACAGGGACGTGCTCGGGATGGAGCTCCTGTCGCGGCAGGACTACCCGGAGGGCAAGTTCACGCTCTGCTTCCTCGGCTACGGGAAGAACCCCGAGCACGCCGAGCTCGAGCTCACGTACAACTGGGGCGTGGACAAGTACGAGCTCGGCACGGCGTACGGGCACATCGCGCTCGGGGTCGACGACATCCGCGGGGCCTGCGACCGCATCCGGGCGGCGGGCGGGAAGATCACGCGCGAGCCGGGCCCGATGAAGCACGGCAAGACCGTGATCGCGTTCGTCGAGGATCCGGACGGCTACAAGGTCGAGCTCATCGAGGAGTCGAGCCGGAGCCGGTAGCCGGAGCTCGAGGCCGGCAGATCGAGGTCGTCGAGGCGCGTCGACGCAGGGGAGGGCGCGGAGCGGCCGGAGGCCCAGAGGAGCCTCCGCGCTGCCCGCGCCTCGTCGCTGCTGCGCGCTCGCTTCGAGTCCGCGAGGCGCGGACGATCAGGCGCTCACGACCGGCGCGGCGTCGTTCGCCGGCTCGGGGGACGAGAGCTCGCCGCCCTCTGCCGCGGACGCCTCCTCGTCGGGCGCCTTGGCCGGCGCCTCGGACGATGCGCTGCTCGCGGCCGCCGCGGCCTTCTCGGCGTTCGGGCGTCGGCCGCGCGGCTTCTGCAGCAGCGACGGGGCGAGATCGCCGTCGCCGCCCTCGTGCCAGCGCAGGTACGCGACGGCGCGGCGGCACTCCTCGTACGCCTTCGCGACCAGCGAGATCGCGCGGGCGCGGCGATCGCCGGCGTCGGTGATCTTCGGCGCCGCGGACGTGCCCTTGCCGGGCTTCGCGGCGAGCGCGGCGAGGAGGCGCACGCCGAGATCCGCTGCGCGCTCGAGCTCCTCGTCCTCGACCGCCGTCTTGGCGCGGACCTTGTCCCAGGAGCCGCGGAAGAGCTCGGCCAGGGCGATGAGATCGCTCGCAAGATCCGCGTGTCCCTTGCCCTTGCGGATGTCGGCGACGCGCTGCTTGTCGAGGAGGTTCCTGTGACCGAGCGCCTCGGCGGCGACGAGGAGCGCCTCGCGCAGCGTGCCGGCCTCTTCGGTGAGCTTCTTCGTGTCGAGCTCGCTCGCGGG is a genomic window of Sorangium aterium containing:
- the gloA gene encoding lactoylglutathione lyase produces the protein MRILHTMLRVGDLERSIGFYRDVLGMELLSRQDYPEGKFTLCFLGYGKNPEHAELELTYNWGVDKYELGTAYGHIALGVDDIRGACDRIRAAGGKITREPGPMKHGKTVIAFVEDPDGYKVELIEESSRSR